One genomic segment of Streptomyces sp. RKND-216 includes these proteins:
- the argS gene encoding arginine--tRNA ligase, with the protein MASVQSLSAAVHQRLAEALSAAVPESADADPLLRRSDRADFQANGMLALAKKLKGNPRELASKVVDAIPANDEIKEIEVSGPGFLNITVADAALVRTLAARAADDRLGVPYKTDPGTSVVDYAQPNVAKEMHVGHLRSTVIGDAVVNLLEHRGEKVVRRHHIGDWGTQFGMLTQYLIEHPHELDHASDAAAGDGGADVEGNAAMARLNRLYKASRVLFDTDPEFKERARDRLVKLQGGDAQTLGLWHKIVDESKIYFQGVYARLDVEIADEDVVGESAYNDDLQAVVKDLEDSGVAVRSEGALCVFFDDVKGPDGTPTPLIVQKSNGGFGYAATDLAAIRNRIGDLKADTLLYVVDARQALHFRMVFETAQRAGWLPEGAARQLPFGTVLGKDGKPFKTREGETVRLVDLLGEAVGRAAEVVREKSENLGLSEAEITERASQVGVGAIKYADLSNSMTRDYVFDLDRMVSLNGDTSVYLQYAYARIRSILRKAPEGAEPVARAELSLEPAERALALHLDDFADTVAGAADLYEPHKLAAYLYQLASLYTTFYDQCPVLKAEGGPDQVANRLFLCDLTARTLHQGMALLGIRTPERL; encoded by the coding sequence ATGGCCTCGGTCCAGTCCCTCTCCGCTGCGGTCCACCAGCGCCTCGCGGAAGCCCTCTCGGCGGCGGTGCCCGAGTCGGCGGACGCCGACCCGCTGCTGCGCCGAAGCGACCGGGCGGACTTCCAGGCCAACGGCATGCTGGCGCTCGCGAAGAAGCTCAAGGGCAATCCGCGGGAGCTGGCGTCCAAGGTCGTCGACGCGATCCCGGCGAACGACGAGATCAAGGAGATCGAGGTCTCCGGCCCCGGTTTCCTCAACATCACCGTCGCCGACGCGGCGCTGGTGCGGACCCTGGCGGCCCGGGCGGCGGACGACCGGCTCGGCGTGCCGTACAAGACCGACCCCGGCACCTCGGTCGTGGACTACGCACAGCCGAACGTCGCCAAGGAGATGCACGTCGGCCACCTGCGGTCGACGGTGATCGGCGATGCGGTGGTCAACCTGCTGGAGCACCGGGGCGAGAAGGTGGTCCGGCGGCACCACATCGGCGACTGGGGCACCCAGTTCGGCATGCTCACGCAATACCTCATCGAGCACCCGCACGAGCTGGACCACGCGTCGGACGCCGCGGCCGGCGACGGTGGTGCGGACGTCGAGGGCAACGCGGCGATGGCCCGGCTGAACCGGCTCTACAAGGCCTCCCGGGTGCTGTTCGACACCGACCCGGAGTTCAAGGAGCGGGCCCGGGACCGCCTGGTGAAGCTCCAGGGCGGCGACGCGCAGACCCTCGGCCTGTGGCACAAGATCGTCGACGAGTCGAAGATCTACTTCCAGGGCGTCTACGCACGGCTCGATGTCGAGATCGCCGACGAGGACGTCGTCGGCGAGAGCGCCTACAACGACGACCTGCAAGCCGTGGTGAAGGACCTCGAGGATTCGGGGGTCGCGGTGCGGTCGGAGGGCGCGCTGTGCGTGTTCTTCGACGACGTGAAGGGCCCGGACGGCACCCCCACGCCGCTGATCGTGCAGAAGTCCAACGGCGGCTTCGGCTACGCCGCGACCGACCTGGCCGCGATCCGGAACCGGATCGGCGACCTCAAGGCCGACACCCTCCTGTACGTCGTCGACGCGCGGCAGGCGCTGCACTTCCGGATGGTGTTCGAGACCGCGCAGCGGGCCGGCTGGCTGCCGGAGGGCGCGGCCCGGCAGCTGCCGTTCGGCACCGTGCTGGGCAAGGACGGCAAGCCGTTCAAGACCCGGGAGGGCGAGACCGTACGGCTGGTCGACCTGCTGGGCGAGGCGGTCGGCCGGGCGGCCGAGGTGGTCCGGGAGAAGAGCGAGAACCTGGGGCTGTCGGAGGCCGAGATCACCGAGCGGGCCTCCCAGGTGGGCGTCGGCGCGATCAAGTACGCCGACCTGTCCAACTCCATGACCCGCGACTACGTCTTCGACCTGGACCGGATGGTCTCGCTCAACGGCGACACCAGCGTGTACCTCCAGTACGCCTACGCACGAATCCGGTCCATCCTCCGGAAGGCGCCGGAGGGCGCCGAGCCCGTGGCGAGGGCGGAGCTGTCCCTGGAGCCGGCGGAGCGGGCACTCGCCCTGCATCTGGACGACTTCGCCGACACGGTCGCGGGCGCGGCGGACCTGTACGAGCCGCACAAGCTGGCGGCGTACCTGTACCAGCTCGCGTCGCTCTACACGACCTTTTACGACCAGTGCCCGGTCTTGAAGGCGGAGGGCGGCCCGGACCAGGTCGCCAACCGGCTGTTCCTCTGCGACCTCACGGCGCGGACGCTGCACCAGGGCATGGCCCTGCTCGGCATCCGCACACCCGAGCGCCTGTAG
- a CDS encoding Uma2 family endonuclease, whose amino-acid sequence MSREAENWHTDVHHKPDVYAAAGIPLYVVGDRRQDQVVVHSDPHDGRCRTRSEYKAGHTFTLPSPRGGDVEFEADSFLLR is encoded by the coding sequence ATGTCCCGCGAGGCAGAGAACTGGCACACCGACGTGCACCACAAGCCGGACGTCTACGCGGCTGCCGGGATTCCCCTGTACGTCGTCGGGGACCGGCGGCAGGATCAGGTCGTCGTCCACAGCGACCCTCACGACGGCCGCTGTCGCACACGCTCCGAGTACAAGGCGGGTCACACCTTCACGCTGCCCAGCCCGCGTGGCGGGGATGTCGAGTTCGAGGCCGACTCGTTCTTGCTGCGTTGA
- the lysS gene encoding lysine--tRNA ligase — MAQTTPEADWVSRIADDVIAEAERRAPGKPVVCASGLSPSGPIHLGNLREVMVPHLVADEIKRRGVPCEHIISWDDYDRFRKVPAGVAGVDASWSEHIGKPLTSVPAPQGSPYGNWAEHFRTAMSDALGELGVEFRGISQTEMYTSGAYREQILFAMRERARIDAVLARYRTLDKNGQGGQGGGKKGKQQQKPKDAAEIEAAEGSGAAAEDDGSGSGPGSYYPYKPYCGVCARDLTRVTAYDDESTELTYVCECGHTETVLLREYDRGKLVWKVDWPMRWAYEGVTFEPSGVDHQSPGSSFVVGGQLVREIFGGEQPIGPMYAFVGISGMAKMSSSRGGVPTPSEALEIMEAPLLRWLYARRKPNQAFKIALDQEIQRTYDEWDALGRKIADGSAQPADLAAHLRASTTAAGPLPTTPRPLPFRTLASVADVTAGNAEQTLRILSELDPEQPVRDLDETRPRLDRAERWITTQVPADQRTRVRDEPDGDLLGSLDEEQRESLRLLLDGLDEHWSLDGLTSLVYGVPKVRAGLAPDAKPTPELKVAQRAFFALLYRLLVSRETGPRLPTLLLAVGADRVRKLLGA; from the coding sequence GTGGCACAGACCACCCCCGAGGCCGACTGGGTCTCCCGTATCGCCGATGACGTCATCGCCGAAGCGGAGCGCCGCGCCCCCGGGAAACCGGTGGTGTGCGCCTCCGGTCTCAGCCCTTCCGGGCCGATCCACCTGGGCAATCTGCGTGAGGTGATGGTCCCGCACCTGGTCGCGGACGAGATCAAGCGGCGCGGCGTGCCGTGCGAGCACATCATCTCGTGGGACGACTACGACCGCTTCCGCAAGGTGCCGGCCGGTGTCGCGGGCGTCGACGCATCGTGGAGCGAGCACATCGGCAAGCCGCTGACCTCGGTCCCCGCGCCGCAGGGCAGCCCGTACGGAAACTGGGCCGAGCACTTCCGCACGGCCATGTCCGACGCGCTGGGCGAGCTGGGCGTGGAGTTCCGCGGCATCAGCCAGACGGAGATGTACACCTCCGGCGCCTACCGCGAGCAGATCCTCTTCGCCATGCGCGAGCGCGCCCGCATCGACGCCGTGCTCGCCCGCTACCGCACCCTCGACAAGAACGGCCAGGGCGGCCAGGGCGGCGGCAAGAAGGGCAAGCAGCAGCAGAAGCCGAAGGACGCGGCAGAGATCGAGGCGGCCGAGGGCTCCGGCGCGGCCGCCGAGGACGACGGCTCGGGCTCCGGCCCCGGCTCCTACTACCCGTACAAGCCCTACTGCGGCGTCTGCGCGCGCGACCTGACCCGGGTCACCGCGTACGACGACGAGAGCACCGAGCTGACCTACGTCTGCGAGTGCGGGCACACCGAGACGGTGCTGCTGCGCGAGTACGACCGCGGCAAGCTGGTCTGGAAGGTCGACTGGCCGATGCGCTGGGCCTACGAGGGCGTGACCTTCGAGCCCAGCGGCGTCGACCACCAGTCGCCCGGCTCGTCCTTCGTGGTCGGCGGGCAGCTGGTGCGGGAGATCTTCGGCGGAGAGCAGCCGATCGGCCCGATGTACGCCTTCGTGGGCATCAGCGGCATGGCCAAGATGTCCAGCTCGCGCGGCGGGGTGCCGACCCCGTCCGAGGCGCTGGAGATCATGGAGGCGCCGCTGCTGCGCTGGCTCTACGCGCGGCGCAAGCCGAATCAGGCGTTCAAGATCGCGCTCGACCAGGAGATCCAGCGCACCTACGACGAGTGGGACGCGCTCGGCCGCAAGATCGCCGACGGCTCCGCGCAGCCGGCGGACCTCGCCGCGCACCTGCGCGCCTCGACCACGGCTGCGGGCCCGTTGCCCACGACGCCGCGGCCGCTGCCTTTCCGCACGCTCGCCTCGGTGGCCGACGTCACCGCCGGGAACGCGGAGCAGACGCTCCGCATCCTGAGCGAGCTGGACCCGGAGCAGCCCGTACGCGACCTGGACGAGACCCGGCCGCGGCTGGACCGCGCCGAGCGCTGGATCACCACCCAGGTGCCGGCCGACCAGCGCACGCGGGTGCGGGACGAGCCCGACGGCGACCTGCTCGGCTCGCTGGACGAGGAGCAGCGGGAGTCGCTGCGGCTGCTGCTCGACGGGCTGGACGAGCACTGGTCGCTGGACGGGCTCACGTCGCTGGTCTACGGCGTGCCGAAGGTACGGGCCGGGCTGGCGCCGGACGCCAAGCCGACGCCCGAACTGAAGGTGGCCCAGCGGGCGTTCTTCGCCCTGCTGTACCGGCTGCTGGTGAGCCGTGAGACGGGGCCGAGGCTTCCGACGCTGCTTCTGGCGGTGGGCGCCGACCGCGTCCGCAAGCTGCTGGGGGCGTGA
- the hemB gene encoding porphobilinogen synthase: MNASHRTPSGHGAFPAARPRRLRTTPALRRMVAEHRTRPSDLILPAFVREGISEPVPVSSMPGVVQHTRDTLRKAAVEAVEAGVGGLMLFGVPLVKDAVGSQGTDPDGILQQALRDVRSEVGDDLVLMSDLCLDEFTDHGHCGVLDAQGRVDNDATLERYAEMARVQADAGAHMLGPSGMMDGQVGHARAALDAAGHTDVALFAYTAKYSSAFYGPFREAVDSSLKGDRKTYQQDPAGNAREARRELSLDLAEGADMVMVKPGLPYLDILRDFAESADVPVGVYQISGEYAMVEAAAEKGWIDRDAAILETLTSFTRAGAGVILTYWAVEAAKLLRAQR; this comes from the coding sequence GTGAACGCTTCGCACCGCACGCCGTCCGGCCACGGCGCCTTCCCCGCCGCCCGGCCGCGGCGGCTCCGCACCACACCGGCCCTGCGCCGCATGGTCGCGGAGCACCGCACCCGGCCGTCCGACCTGATCCTGCCCGCCTTCGTGCGGGAGGGCATCAGCGAGCCGGTCCCGGTCTCCTCGATGCCGGGCGTCGTCCAGCACACGCGGGACACCCTGCGGAAGGCCGCCGTGGAGGCCGTCGAGGCCGGCGTCGGCGGGCTGATGCTGTTCGGCGTTCCGCTGGTCAAGGATGCGGTCGGCTCGCAGGGCACCGACCCGGACGGCATTCTCCAGCAGGCGCTGCGGGACGTCCGCTCCGAGGTCGGCGACGACCTGGTCCTGATGTCCGACCTGTGCCTGGACGAGTTCACCGACCACGGGCACTGCGGCGTCCTCGACGCGCAGGGCCGGGTGGACAACGACGCGACGCTGGAGCGGTACGCCGAGATGGCCCGCGTGCAGGCCGACGCGGGCGCCCACATGCTCGGGCCGAGCGGCATGATGGACGGCCAGGTCGGTCACGCCCGCGCTGCGCTGGACGCGGCCGGGCACACGGACGTGGCGCTCTTCGCCTACACGGCGAAGTACTCCTCCGCGTTCTACGGGCCCTTCCGGGAGGCCGTGGACTCCTCGCTGAAGGGCGACCGGAAGACCTACCAGCAGGATCCGGCGGGCAACGCCCGCGAGGCGCGACGCGAGTTGTCCCTGGACCTCGCCGAGGGCGCCGACATGGTGATGGTCAAACCGGGCCTGCCCTACCTGGACATTCTTCGCGACTTTGCCGAGAGCGCGGACGTTCCGGTGGGCGTGTACCAGATCTCCGGCGAGTACGCGATGGTCGAGGCCGCTGCGGAGAAGGGCTGGATCGACCGCGACGCGGCGATCCTGGAGACGCTGACGTCCTTCACCCGCGCCGGCGCGGGTGTGATCCTCACCTACTGGGCCGTCGAGGCCGCGAAGCTGCTGCGCGCCCAGCGCTGA
- a CDS encoding uroporphyrinogen-III synthase — protein sequence MYGAHGHVTFLGAGPGDPGLLTLRAVEALSHADVLVADPQVHDIVRTHARAGVDTPLRAVDDGSGTHEGPNSPDSAGDWAHVVMAAARSGKRVVRAVAGDPGLDADAAREMLACADEGITFEVVPGIANAVGVPAYAGVPLRDEHGADVRFVDAATADARCWTELGSSDSTVVVSSTLETVTGTAGELVAAGRKPDTPVSVTIAGTTTRQRTWSATLGTLQQTLKSAKVLPAADGAQPVIAVVGERSAPAQRDRLAWFESKPLFGWQVLVPRTKEQAASLSDQLRSYGAVPAEVPTIAVEPPRTPQQMERAVKGLVTGRYEWIAFTSFNAVKAVREKFEEYGLDARAFAGIKVAAVGEQTAKALVDFGVKPDLVPSGEQSAAGLLEDWPPYDPVFDPIDRVFLPRADIATETLVAGLIELGWEVDDVTAYRTVRASPPPATTREAIKGGGFDAVLFTSSSTVRNLVGIAGKPHNVTVIACIGPATAKTAEEHGLRVDVLSPEPSVHKLAEALADFGAQRRAAQIEAGDPVKRPSEKRPQRRRARTS from the coding sequence CTGTACGGAGCCCACGGGCACGTCACCTTCCTCGGTGCCGGCCCCGGGGACCCGGGACTGCTCACGCTGCGCGCCGTCGAGGCGCTGTCGCACGCCGACGTGCTCGTCGCCGACCCGCAGGTGCACGACATCGTGCGCACCCATGCGCGGGCAGGCGTGGACACCCCGCTGCGCGCGGTGGACGACGGTTCCGGGACACACGAGGGTCCCAACTCCCCCGACAGCGCAGGCGATTGGGCACATGTTGTCATGGCGGCCGCACGCAGCGGCAAGCGGGTCGTACGTGCCGTCGCGGGTGACCCGGGGCTGGACGCCGACGCCGCCCGGGAGATGCTCGCCTGCGCCGACGAGGGCATCACCTTCGAGGTGGTGCCGGGCATCGCTAACGCGGTCGGCGTGCCCGCCTACGCCGGTGTGCCGCTGCGCGACGAGCACGGCGCCGACGTGCGGTTCGTCGACGCGGCGACCGCCGACGCGAGATGCTGGACCGAGCTCGGCTCCAGCGATTCCACCGTGGTCGTCTCCAGCACTCTGGAGACGGTGACCGGCACCGCCGGCGAACTCGTCGCCGCCGGGCGCAAGCCGGACACCCCGGTCTCGGTGACCATCGCCGGCACCACCACCCGTCAGCGCACCTGGAGTGCCACCCTTGGCACCCTCCAGCAGACCCTGAAGTCGGCGAAGGTGCTGCCCGCGGCGGACGGCGCGCAGCCGGTGATAGCCGTGGTCGGCGAGCGCAGCGCGCCCGCGCAGCGGGACCGGCTGGCCTGGTTCGAGTCCAAGCCGCTGTTCGGCTGGCAGGTCCTGGTGCCGCGCACCAAGGAGCAGGCCGCCTCGCTCTCCGACCAGCTCCGTTCGTACGGCGCGGTGCCCGCCGAGGTGCCGACCATCGCCGTGGAGCCGCCGCGCACCCCGCAGCAGATGGAGCGGGCCGTGAAGGGCCTGGTCACCGGCCGGTACGAGTGGATCGCGTTCACCTCCTTCAACGCCGTGAAGGCGGTGCGGGAGAAGTTCGAGGAGTACGGGCTGGACGCGCGGGCCTTCGCCGGGATCAAGGTCGCCGCCGTCGGCGAGCAGACCGCCAAGGCGCTGGTCGACTTCGGCGTGAAGCCGGACCTGGTGCCCAGCGGCGAGCAGTCCGCCGCCGGGCTGCTGGAGGACTGGCCGCCGTACGACCCGGTGTTCGACCCGATCGACCGCGTCTTCCTGCCGCGTGCCGATATCGCCACCGAGACGCTCGTCGCCGGGCTGATCGAACTCGGCTGGGAGGTCGACGACGTGACCGCGTACCGCACGGTGCGCGCCTCGCCGCCGCCGGCCACCACTCGTGAGGCGATCAAGGGCGGCGGGTTCGACGCGGTGCTCTTCACCTCGTCCTCCACTGTCCGGAACCTGGTCGGCATCGCGGGCAAGCCGCACAACGTCACCGTGATCGCCTGCATCGGCCCCGCCACGGCGAAGACCGCCGAGGAGCACGGGCTGCGTGTGGACGTCCTGTCGCCCGAGCCGTCGGTCCACAAGCTCGCCGAGGCGCTGGCGGACTTCGGCGCGCAGCGCCGGGCCGCGCAGATCGAGGCGGGCGACCCCGTGAAGCGGCCCAGCGAGAAGCGGCCGCAGCGAAGAAGGGCTCGCACCTCGTGA
- a CDS encoding GntR family transcriptional regulator, with the protein MVEFRIDRRSGVATYVQIVRQVQQALRLGLLEPGDKLPTAREVVEATALNPNTVLKAYRELEREGLVEARRGLGTFVRRSLGSAPADSPYAVELADWTRRARRAGLEREDVAALFAAVLDREFPEEDG; encoded by the coding sequence GTGGTCGAGTTCCGGATCGACCGGCGCAGCGGCGTCGCCACGTACGTGCAGATCGTGCGGCAGGTGCAGCAGGCGCTGCGGCTGGGCCTCCTGGAGCCCGGCGACAAGCTGCCGACCGCGCGGGAGGTCGTCGAGGCTACGGCGTTGAACCCGAACACGGTGCTCAAGGCGTACCGCGAGCTGGAGCGCGAAGGGCTGGTCGAGGCCCGGCGCGGACTCGGCACGTTCGTGCGGAGGTCCCTCGGCAGCGCGCCTGCCGACTCCCCGTACGCCGTGGAGCTGGCCGACTGGACGCGACGAGCCCGGCGCGCCGGACTCGAACGAGAGGACGTGGCCGCGCTCTTCGCGGCCGTACTGGACCGGGAGTTTCCCGAGGAGGACGGATGA
- a CDS encoding FAD-binding protein codes for MLSKPPRRTVLRGAAAAAVVVGFDPAGRAWAVEGDGGPFDEVPPLDGTLLTDDASRAAAADDYGHIVRRTPAAVLRPGSVDDIVAMVRYCRRHGIDVAPRGQGHTTFGQAQVKNGLVIETTPLAGIGPVRDGRVTVGAGVRWSTLAKATLEHGLTPPVFTDYLELSVGGTLSVGGIGGQTHAHGAQVDTVTELEVVTGAGEYVRCSPDRRRDLFDAVRAGLGQCAIVVGATLQLVTAPETVRHFLLPYDDLHTFLADQRRLVEERRFAYVEGQVSADDTGAFRTYVLEATAYGPPAGPSPDDELLLRGLRHDPDGATAETLDYYAFIDRLGPVVEQLKEAGLWDDAHPWLNLLLPGEEAERLAGGILAGLTPADVGPAGVVLLYPLQREELRTPLLKMPRDRVPYLLAVLRTCPPEDTATVDRLLAANRDAYETVRDRGGKQYPVGSVPFGRDDWHDHFGRAWPFLASARRRYDPDGILVPGQGIF; via the coding sequence ATGCTGTCGAAGCCGCCCCGCCGTACCGTACTGAGAGGAGCGGCCGCCGCGGCCGTCGTCGTCGGGTTCGACCCGGCCGGACGCGCCTGGGCCGTCGAAGGGGACGGCGGGCCCTTCGACGAAGTACCGCCGCTGGACGGCACGTTGCTCACCGACGACGCGTCCCGCGCCGCCGCGGCCGACGACTACGGCCACATCGTGCGCCGCACACCCGCCGCCGTCCTGCGCCCCGGCTCCGTGGACGACATCGTGGCCATGGTCCGCTACTGCCGCCGCCACGGCATCGACGTCGCGCCGCGCGGCCAGGGCCACACCACGTTCGGCCAGGCCCAGGTGAAGAACGGCCTCGTCATCGAGACCACGCCACTCGCCGGCATCGGCCCGGTACGGGACGGCCGGGTGACCGTCGGCGCGGGAGTGCGCTGGTCGACGCTCGCCAAGGCCACCCTCGAACACGGCCTCACCCCTCCGGTCTTCACCGACTACCTCGAACTCTCCGTCGGCGGCACGCTCTCCGTCGGCGGCATCGGCGGCCAGACCCACGCGCACGGCGCCCAGGTCGACACCGTCACCGAACTGGAGGTCGTCACCGGCGCCGGGGAGTACGTGCGCTGCTCCCCCGACCGGCGGCGCGACCTGTTCGACGCGGTACGCGCCGGCCTCGGCCAGTGCGCGATCGTCGTCGGCGCGACGCTGCAACTGGTCACCGCGCCGGAGACGGTGCGGCACTTCCTGCTGCCGTACGACGACCTGCACACCTTCCTGGCGGACCAGCGCCGGCTGGTCGAGGAACGCCGCTTCGCCTACGTGGAGGGACAGGTCTCCGCCGACGACACGGGTGCCTTCCGCACCTACGTGCTGGAGGCCACGGCGTACGGCCCGCCGGCGGGGCCCTCACCGGACGACGAACTGCTGCTGCGCGGCCTCCGCCACGACCCCGACGGGGCCACGGCCGAGACGCTGGACTACTACGCCTTCATCGACCGGCTGGGCCCGGTCGTCGAACAGCTCAAGGAAGCCGGGCTCTGGGACGACGCCCACCCGTGGCTCAACCTGCTGCTCCCCGGCGAGGAAGCGGAACGCCTCGCCGGAGGCATCCTCGCCGGCCTCACCCCGGCGGACGTCGGCCCGGCGGGCGTCGTCCTGCTGTACCCCCTGCAGCGCGAGGAGCTGCGCACCCCGCTGCTGAAGATGCCGCGCGACCGCGTGCCGTACCTGCTCGCCGTGCTCCGCACCTGCCCGCCGGAGGACACCGCGACGGTCGACCGGCTGCTCGCCGCCAACCGCGACGCGTACGAGACGGTGCGCGACCGGGGCGGCAAGCAGTACCCCGTCGGCTCCGTCCCCTTCGGCCGCGACGACTGGCACGACCACTTCGGCCGCGCCTGGCCGTTCCTCGCGTCCGCACGCCGCCGCTACGACCCGGACGGCATCCTCGTCCCCGGCCAGGGCATCTTCTGA
- the hemC gene encoding hydroxymethylbilane synthase, translating to MSTGPTHGGPGTGPDAGLDAGALRLGTRRSKLAMAQSEQVAEAVRRLTGRPVELVQITTYGDTSREHLAQIGGTGVFVTALRDALLRGEIDFAVHSLKDLPTSQPEELHLAAIPVREDPRDALIARDGLDFEQLARSGERAGRPARIGTGSPRRMAQLEAWARALGVVIETVPIRGNIDTRIGYVRSGELDAVVLAAAGLNRVGRADEVTELLSPDTVLPAPGQGALAVECVATDVLLAAQLVELDDPHTRAAVTAERTLLAALEAGCSAPVGALADLPGDGRTVTEMRLRGVVGTTDGKTLVQLSTTGPAPASADDRATPQRMGRRLADEMLAKGAAGLMGERAL from the coding sequence ATGAGCACCGGCCCCACCCACGGCGGCCCCGGCACCGGCCCGGACGCCGGCCTCGACGCCGGCGCCCTCCGGCTGGGCACCCGTCGCAGCAAGCTGGCGATGGCCCAGTCCGAGCAGGTCGCGGAGGCCGTGCGCCGGCTCACCGGCCGCCCGGTCGAACTGGTGCAGATCACCACCTACGGCGACACCAGCCGTGAACACCTGGCGCAGATCGGCGGTACCGGCGTGTTCGTCACCGCGCTGCGCGACGCGCTGCTGCGCGGCGAGATCGACTTCGCCGTCCACTCGCTGAAGGACCTGCCCACCAGCCAGCCCGAGGAGCTGCACCTGGCGGCCATCCCGGTTCGCGAGGACCCGCGCGACGCGCTCATCGCCCGCGACGGCCTTGACTTCGAGCAGCTCGCCCGCAGCGGCGAGCGCGCGGGCCGCCCGGCGCGCATCGGCACCGGATCGCCGCGCCGCATGGCGCAGCTGGAGGCCTGGGCGCGGGCGCTGGGCGTCGTGATCGAAACGGTGCCGATCCGGGGGAATATCGACACGCGGATCGGGTACGTGCGCTCGGGCGAGCTCGACGCGGTCGTGCTCGCCGCCGCGGGGCTGAACCGGGTCGGACGGGCCGACGAGGTCACCGAACTGCTCTCCCCGGACACCGTACTTCCCGCCCCCGGCCAGGGGGCACTGGCCGTCGAGTGCGTCGCGACCGACGTACTCCTCGCCGCGCAGCTCGTCGAGCTCGACGACCCGCACACGCGGGCCGCCGTGACCGCCGAGCGCACCCTGCTCGCCGCCCTGGAGGCCGGCTGCAGCGCACCCGTCGGGGCGCTCGCGGACCTTCCGGGCGACGGGCGGACCGTCACCGAAATGCGCCTGCGTGGCGTCGTCGGCACCACCGACGGCAAGACGCTGGTGCAGCTGTCCACCACCGGTCCCGCACCGGCGTCCGCCGACGACAGAGCGACCCCGCAGAGGATGGGGCGCCGACTCGCCGACGAGATGCTCGCCAAGGGTGCGGCCGGTCTGATGGGGGAGCGAGCACTTTGA
- a CDS encoding ABC transporter ATP-binding protein, protein MSQDGVALEAAGLGMRYSRKGMVLDGCSFRLPAGRICALVGPNGTGKSTLLKLAAGLLRPAEGTVRVLGGAPAAVRERVAYVAQNKPLHPQLTVAETLRFGAELNSRRWDAGAAERIAYASGLEPGARIRRLSGGQRTRVALALAVGKRAELMLLDEPMADLDPLARHELAGALLAEATDHGTTVVMSSHVVAELENACDHLLLLGGGRVRLAGPVDDLLAAHVLLTGRGPDFGPHLVVEQRPTGRGSTALVRSRGVLDGDWQVEQPTLEELILAHLRNPAAEPLLTADTAPAPQEATA, encoded by the coding sequence ATGAGTCAGGACGGGGTCGCCCTGGAGGCGGCCGGGCTGGGGATGCGGTACAGCCGGAAGGGGATGGTGCTGGACGGTTGTTCGTTCCGGCTGCCCGCCGGACGCATCTGCGCGCTCGTCGGGCCGAACGGCACCGGCAAGTCGACATTGCTGAAGCTCGCCGCCGGGCTGCTGCGCCCGGCCGAGGGCACCGTACGGGTCCTCGGCGGCGCTCCGGCCGCCGTGCGGGAGCGCGTGGCCTACGTCGCGCAGAACAAGCCGCTGCACCCGCAGTTGACGGTGGCCGAGACGCTGCGCTTCGGCGCGGAGCTGAATTCCCGCCGCTGGGACGCCGGGGCCGCCGAGCGGATCGCGTACGCGAGCGGACTCGAACCCGGTGCGAGGATCCGCCGCCTCTCCGGCGGACAACGCACCCGGGTCGCCCTCGCCCTGGCCGTGGGCAAGCGGGCCGAACTCATGCTGCTGGACGAGCCGATGGCCGACCTCGACCCGCTCGCCCGCCACGAACTCGCGGGCGCCCTGCTCGCGGAGGCCACCGATCACGGCACGACGGTCGTCATGTCCTCCCACGTGGTCGCGGAACTGGAGAACGCCTGCGACCACCTGCTGCTGCTCGGCGGCGGCCGCGTCCGCCTCGCCGGCCCGGTCGACGACCTCCTCGCCGCCCACGTGCTGCTGACGGGCCGGGGGCCCGACTTCGGTCCTCATCTCGTCGTGGAGCAGCGGCCCACTGGCCGGGGCAGCACGGCCCTCGTGCGATCGCGCGGTGTCCTGGACGGCGACTGGCAGGTCGAGCAGCCCACGCTGGAGGAGCTGATCCTCGCGCACCTGCGGAACCCGGCGGCGGAGCCGCTGCTCACCGCCGACACCGCGCCGGCGCCGCAAGAGGCCACGGCATGA